CAACACCCGTGACTTCAGCGTTCAGTTTGACGTTGATGAAGATGGAGATCCCGATCCAACGACAGAACAAGTCATAGCAGCTGGTGATTTGGGACCAGAAGGATTAGCTTTTGTCTCTGCTAACAACAGCCCTAATGGGAAGCCTTTGTTAGTCGTAGCAAATGAGGTGAGTGGTTCTACAACTATCTTTGAAATTGATCCTCTGCATTCACAAGCAGTTTTCTCAAACTCTGTTTTCCCATGTCACACAGGGTATGTTGTGAACCAAGATGGTGTTTCACCTTCAGTGGATCGTTTTTCTTTTGGGCAGTTATATCCCAATCCATTACAGTTAAATACAGGCATTGGTTCTGAGAGCGAGTTGGCGATCGCAAGTGGAATTTATAACGAAATCCCACTTACTTAGGTAACGGTGGTGCGATCGTATTTTCTTCTAGGTGCGATCGTGCCACTTATTGTAACAACAGCATCCATTCCACAAGCACTGATACCATTATTGCTCAATCCGACATCGCGTGTATAACTCTATATGTCCTCTAATAGCAGCTTAACTTTACCTGAGGCTTGCCCATTTACCGCTACTTAAATCTTGTAATGGAGGTAAATCTATTACAGCTTGTTCAAACTTGGGAGTTTCTGCAAAAATATCTTCTAAAGTCAATAAGTGAATTTTCAATTTATCGATATTTGGGAATTGTTCCAACCGTGATTGAAAACCAGATGTGTAGCCAGCGCCTGCTAACATCACACCAATATCAGCTTCATATTTTGTCAAGTACCTCCAAAACTCTGCTACTAATGAAGCATCTAGCAAATTTTTAGACAATTTCGATTGAAAATAAACCCTTTGCCCGTTAATTTCTCCTTCTCCATCTATTCCTCCATCTGCTCCTGCTTTACCTGGCTTTAATCCAAGATAAGCAGCAAACCGACGCCCAAGATCTTGTTTAACAGCTGGCTCGCAGTATACGATTCCCTGCACTAAGGCATCAATTTCTAAGTAATCCATTATTTTTTTCTTTTTCTATTTATTTTTAGTTAATTGGTCATATCGTCGCGCCTCTGCCCATAACTCAGCTGCTAAAAGCATCACTTGTGTTGTTATGGGAAGATATGCAAGAGTAACTTTGAGTTCGTCAAGTCGTCGGATACCAGCTACTTTGTTAACCCGGAGCAATTCGCGTCTAACTTCGTAGTCAGCAATTTCAGGCAACATTACTATGTATCCTCTCGAGTC
This genomic interval from Scytonema hofmannii PCC 7110 contains the following:
- a CDS encoding restriction endonuclease — protein: MDYLEIDALVQGIVYCEPAVKQDLGRRFAAYLGLKPGKAGADGGIDGEGEINGQRVYFQSKLSKNLLDASLVAEFWRYLTKYEADIGVMLAGAGYTSGFQSRLEQFPNIDKLKIHLLTLEDIFAETPKFEQAVIDLPPLQDLSSGKWASLR